One segment of Natronosalvus halobius DNA contains the following:
- a CDS encoding V-type ATP synthase subunit F, with product MSQEIAVVGSPEFTTGFRLAGVRRFENVPDDEKADTLDDAATAVLEDGDVGIVIMHEDDLEYLSRNVRSDVETSVEPVVITIGGGAGGGGGLREQIKRAIGIDLMDEDEDQDSQ from the coding sequence ATGAGCCAGGAAATCGCGGTCGTCGGCAGTCCGGAGTTCACCACGGGCTTTCGGCTCGCCGGCGTCAGACGGTTCGAGAACGTCCCTGACGACGAAAAGGCCGACACCCTCGACGACGCCGCTACGGCCGTTCTCGAGGACGGTGACGTCGGCATCGTCATCATGCACGAGGACGACCTCGAGTATCTCTCGCGAAACGTCCGCTCTGACGTCGAAACGAGCGTCGAGCCGGTCGTCATCACCATCGGCGGCGGTGCCGGCGGTGGCGGTGGCCTTCGCGAGCAGATCAAACGCGCCATCGGAATCGACCTGATGGACGAGGACGAAGACCAAGACAGTCAGTAA
- the ahaH gene encoding ATP synthase archaeal subunit H, whose product MPRPQVLQEIKSAEEQADEIVAQAENDRDERIAEARKRAEEIRSEAEAEARDLKERRLEDAREEIDAECERVLREGTEDREALEKRATTRVDEVASHVVDLFQEDVNAQT is encoded by the coding sequence CCACAGGTTCTACAAGAGATCAAGTCGGCAGAAGAGCAGGCCGACGAAATCGTCGCACAGGCGGAGAACGACCGCGACGAGCGCATCGCCGAGGCCCGGAAACGCGCCGAGGAGATTCGCTCGGAGGCGGAAGCGGAGGCTCGAGACCTCAAGGAGCGCCGACTCGAGGACGCTCGCGAGGAAATCGACGCCGAGTGTGAGCGCGTGCTCCGGGAGGGAACCGAAGATCGCGAGGCGCTCGAGAAACGCGCCACGACACGGGTCGACGAGGTGGCATCCCACGTCGTCGACCTGTTCCAGGAGGACGTCAATGCTCAGACCTGA
- a CDS encoding V-type ATP synthase subunit E, translating into MSLDTVVTDIREEAHARAEEIRAESEARAEEIESAAEDDAEDTLERAETEVEREIEQLREQRLSSAKLEAKQERLEARRNVLNDVREQVEAELTGLESDTREDLTRTLIDAAGEEFDEGDDVRVYGRADDQALIESILAEYDGYAYAGERDCLGGVVVESEQSRVRVNNTFDSVLEDVWEENLREISNRLFEQ; encoded by the coding sequence ATGAGTTTGGATACAGTCGTCACAGACATTCGAGAAGAGGCCCACGCGCGTGCGGAGGAGATCCGCGCGGAAAGCGAGGCTCGCGCCGAGGAGATCGAGTCGGCGGCCGAGGACGACGCCGAGGACACCCTCGAGCGTGCCGAGACCGAGGTCGAACGCGAGATCGAGCAGTTGCGCGAACAGCGACTCTCCAGTGCGAAACTGGAGGCGAAACAGGAGCGCCTGGAGGCCCGACGGAACGTCCTCAATGACGTTCGCGAGCAGGTCGAAGCCGAACTGACTGGCCTCGAGAGCGATACCCGCGAGGACCTGACGCGGACGCTCATCGACGCGGCCGGCGAGGAGTTCGACGAGGGCGACGACGTCCGCGTCTACGGTCGCGCCGACGACCAGGCACTGATCGAGTCGATCCTCGCGGAGTACGACGGCTACGCGTACGCCGGCGAGCGCGACTGCCTCGGCGGCGTCGTCGTCGAGAGCGAGCAGTCCCGCGTCCGGGTGAACAACACCTTCGACTCGGTGCTCGAGGACGTCTGGGAAGAGAACCTTCGGGAAATCAGTAACCGACTCTTCGAGCAATGA
- a CDS encoding V-type ATP synthase subunit C: MSTGASNPEYVNARVRSRRASLFADEDYRKLVRMGPSEIARFMEETEYEREINALGTRFSGVDLIEYALNQNLARHFHDLLDWADGRLYDLIARYLRKFDVWNLKTILRGIYTDSAPEEVRTDLIRAGELDDRTIDRLLEVDTIEDAIEVLDRTIYHDPLEVAYEEYEESHALVPLENALDRAFYERLLADIRGLDTPGSTAPQEGPRALYIEFLQAEIDFRNARNALRLARSGADLDPAAYYIDGGVLFTESELRQLVNRYDDLVDHIAANRRYGDRLSGALDRLRDADSLIQFEHAVDAALLEYADTLSSIYPVSVSAVLSYILAKEREIENIRAIARGREVGLSENEIEEELVIL, encoded by the coding sequence GTGAGTACGGGTGCCTCGAATCCGGAATACGTGAACGCTCGCGTGCGGTCGCGCCGAGCCTCGCTGTTCGCGGACGAAGACTATCGGAAGCTGGTCCGGATGGGGCCGAGCGAGATCGCACGGTTCATGGAGGAGACGGAGTACGAACGCGAGATCAACGCCCTCGGTACCCGCTTTTCCGGCGTCGACCTGATCGAGTACGCGCTGAACCAGAACCTCGCCAGGCACTTTCACGACCTGCTGGACTGGGCCGACGGTCGCCTCTACGACCTCATCGCCCGGTACCTCCGGAAGTTCGACGTCTGGAACCTCAAGACGATCCTCCGAGGCATCTACACCGACTCCGCCCCCGAGGAGGTCCGGACGGACCTGATCCGTGCCGGCGAACTCGACGATCGGACCATCGATCGCCTGCTCGAGGTCGACACCATCGAGGACGCGATCGAAGTACTCGACCGGACGATCTACCACGACCCCCTCGAGGTCGCCTACGAGGAGTACGAGGAGAGCCACGCGCTGGTTCCCCTCGAGAACGCGCTCGATCGAGCGTTCTACGAACGGCTGCTGGCCGACATTCGGGGCCTCGACACGCCCGGATCGACGGCGCCACAGGAGGGGCCACGAGCGCTCTACATCGAGTTCCTCCAGGCCGAGATCGACTTCCGGAACGCACGGAACGCCCTGCGACTCGCTCGCAGCGGCGCCGACCTCGACCCCGCGGCGTACTACATCGACGGCGGCGTGCTCTTCACTGAGAGCGAACTCCGCCAGCTGGTCAACCGCTACGACGACCTGGTCGATCACATCGCCGCCAACCGTCGCTACGGCGACCGACTCTCGGGCGCGCTCGACCGACTGCGCGACGCCGACAGCCTGATTCAGTTCGAACACGCCGTCGACGCCGCGTTGCTCGAGTACGCGGACACGCTCTCGAGCATCTACCCGGTGTCGGTGTCAGCCGTGCTCTCGTACATTCTCGCGAAGGAACGCGAGATCGAGAACATCCGCGCCATCGCCCGCGGTCGAGAGGTCGGCCTCTCGGAGAACGAAATCGAAGAGGAATTGGTGATCCTATGA
- a CDS encoding V-type ATP synthase subunit I: MLRPERMSKVSVTGSKGVMPTVIEAVYDLNLVHLSDYDGSWTGFDNGNPIAGADEASEKLVTVRALESTLGLEDEDVDVATGRLGDDWEPRLESIRTRANDLDDRRTEVRDQLRRVRERLDRIEPFADLGIDLDLLSGYDSVEVVVGDGSLTEVETVLDASDDVRAYETFTGDEVVAIVAAPAAGADEGFVDDALVGVDFSRYQVPETEKDPESYVSDLEREEHELEAKLEEIDADLETIKTEEGAFLLLAEEKLTIEVQRAEAPLQFATSDRAFIAEGWIPTTEYDRLVAALNDAVGDSVEIEELERADYDRHGAHTHTEDVQKGTPAAQDEDGPTASEDEEERAEQKAVTDGGSAVTMDDEPPVIQDNPSAAKPFEALVNAVNKPKYSELDPTIFLFLTFPVFFGFMIGDVGYGILYVAIGYYMATNFESDGISSLGGVAIWAGAFTIIFGFIYGEFFGLHALGSIVWGDLFNVELLPLNKGLEPGAAEFAIGWMVVSVLAGIVHLNIGYLIDFYENLRHGFKDALFHSGSWILMLNGIWVWIFSAQAEASKPEFLFTTFASDGPFPIGFTGFPEWGLFTFPEAIPGIGGFLLTVPLLVFLIGFVMLAIGDTVEIVEALDVVVNVFSYTRMGAVLLAKAGMAFVVNLLFFGAYEDPDGAFHFLGSAGHGPGYVAENYGSEATVIFDGLMHMGGIAGLIGGFVILVVGHIVVLILGVTSAGLQGVRLEYVEFFNKFYEGGGANYEPFGHDRTYSQE; the protein is encoded by the coding sequence ATGCTCAGACCTGAACGGATGAGCAAGGTCTCGGTGACCGGTTCGAAGGGCGTCATGCCCACGGTCATCGAGGCAGTCTACGACCTGAACCTGGTACACCTCTCGGACTACGACGGCTCCTGGACGGGCTTCGACAACGGCAACCCCATCGCGGGCGCCGACGAGGCCTCCGAGAAGCTCGTCACGGTCCGGGCCCTCGAGAGCACGCTCGGCCTCGAGGACGAGGACGTAGACGTCGCCACCGGCAGGCTCGGTGACGACTGGGAGCCTCGCCTCGAGTCCATCCGGACGCGGGCTAACGACCTCGACGACCGACGGACCGAGGTTCGCGACCAGTTGCGCCGCGTCAGGGAACGACTCGACCGGATCGAACCCTTCGCGGACCTCGGGATCGACCTCGACTTGCTGTCGGGGTACGATTCGGTCGAGGTCGTCGTCGGCGACGGCTCGTTGACGGAGGTCGAGACGGTCCTCGACGCGTCCGACGACGTTCGCGCCTACGAGACCTTCACCGGCGACGAGGTCGTCGCCATCGTCGCGGCGCCCGCCGCCGGAGCCGACGAAGGGTTCGTCGACGACGCCCTCGTCGGCGTCGACTTCAGCCGCTACCAGGTGCCCGAGACGGAGAAGGACCCCGAGTCCTACGTGTCCGATCTCGAGCGCGAGGAACACGAACTCGAGGCCAAACTCGAGGAGATCGACGCCGACCTCGAAACGATCAAGACCGAGGAGGGCGCGTTCCTGTTGCTCGCCGAGGAGAAACTCACGATCGAGGTCCAGCGCGCCGAGGCGCCGCTGCAGTTCGCGACGAGCGACCGGGCGTTCATCGCCGAGGGCTGGATCCCGACGACCGAGTACGACCGCCTCGTCGCCGCGCTGAACGACGCCGTCGGCGACAGCGTCGAGATCGAAGAACTCGAACGCGCCGACTACGACCGTCACGGCGCCCACACGCACACCGAAGACGTCCAGAAGGGGACGCCCGCCGCACAGGACGAGGACGGGCCGACCGCCAGCGAGGACGAAGAAGAGCGGGCCGAGCAGAAAGCCGTCACCGACGGCGGCTCGGCCGTCACGATGGACGACGAACCGCCGGTCATCCAGGACAACCCCTCGGCCGCGAAGCCGTTCGAGGCCCTGGTCAACGCGGTCAACAAACCCAAATACAGCGAACTCGACCCGACGATCTTCCTGTTCCTGACGTTCCCGGTCTTCTTCGGCTTCATGATCGGCGACGTCGGTTACGGGATTCTGTACGTCGCCATCGGCTACTACATGGCGACCAACTTCGAGAGCGACGGCATCTCGAGCCTGGGCGGCGTGGCCATCTGGGCCGGCGCGTTCACGATCATTTTCGGGTTCATCTACGGCGAATTCTTCGGGCTACACGCCCTCGGATCCATCGTCTGGGGCGACCTGTTCAACGTCGAACTGTTGCCGTTGAACAAGGGTCTCGAGCCCGGTGCCGCCGAGTTCGCCATCGGCTGGATGGTCGTGAGCGTACTCGCCGGTATCGTCCACCTGAACATCGGCTACCTGATCGACTTCTACGAGAACCTGAGGCACGGATTCAAGGACGCGCTCTTCCACAGTGGCTCCTGGATCCTGATGCTCAACGGCATCTGGGTCTGGATCTTCTCGGCCCAGGCCGAGGCCTCCAAGCCGGAGTTCCTGTTCACGACGTTCGCCAGCGACGGACCCTTCCCGATCGGATTCACCGGGTTCCCCGAGTGGGGCCTGTTCACGTTCCCGGAAGCGATCCCGGGCATCGGCGGCTTCCTGCTGACGGTTCCGCTGCTCGTATTCCTGATCGGGTTCGTCATGCTCGCGATCGGTGACACCGTCGAGATCGTCGAAGCGCTCGACGTCGTCGTGAACGTCTTCTCGTACACCCGGATGGGCGCGGTGTTGCTCGCGAAGGCCGGCATGGCTTTCGTGGTCAACCTGCTGTTCTTCGGCGCCTACGAGGACCCCGACGGCGCGTTCCACTTCCTGGGCTCGGCCGGCCACGGGCCCGGCTACGTCGCCGAAAACTACGGCAGCGAAGCCACAGTCATCTTCGACGGCCTCATGCACATGGGCGGCATCGCCGGACTCATCGGCGGGTTCGTTATTCTAGTCGTCGGACACATCGTCGTGTTAATCCTTGGCGTGACAAGCGCTGGTCTGCAGGGAGTACGTCTCGAGTACGTCGAATTCTTTAACAAGTTTTATGAAGGCGGTGGAGCCAACTACGAACCGTTCGGACACGATCGAACCTACAGTCAGGAGTAA